A window of Myxococcales bacterium contains these coding sequences:
- a CDS encoding type II toxin-antitoxin system RelE/ParE family toxin, whose translation MLRWTERAANDLLAIGEYIAVENPVAARKWVEKLRQRATKASKSPRMGRVVPELARDDVREVFLRTYRIIYRIVDGGVVVLTVFEGHRRLKPLDLDRG comes from the coding sequence ATGCTCCGCTGGACCGAGCGAGCCGCCAACGACCTCTTGGCGATTGGCGAGTACATCGCGGTGGAGAACCCCGTTGCCGCCCGAAAGTGGGTCGAGAAGCTCAGGCAACGCGCAACGAAGGCCTCGAAGTCGCCGCGGATGGGCCGCGTCGTCCCCGAGCTCGCGCGTGATGACGTACGCGAGGTCTTTCTTCGCACGTACCGCATCATTTACCGCATCGTCGACGGCGGCGTCGTCGTCCTCACGGTGTTCGAGGGCCACCGACGGCTGAAGCCGCTCGATCTCGATCGAGGCTGA
- a CDS encoding polysaccharide deacetylase family protein, producing MSPARALYLASTAAVLVVPAWSVLRGPLPLEVVLGITSVYVALSLVGVFFLGLRMYTDALVRLPRGARGVALTFDDGPDPVTTPKVLDALDAHDAKATFFVIGKKAEAHPELVREIVRRGHTVGMHSYAHHRLFSLKSPAYVRADLTRALGVLEEILGERPTLFRPPIGHTNPIIARVVDELELDVIGWSAGARDGLAGTTKEDVLARLVPAAKDGAILLLHDAPEVGSHEPAGVAALPELLDKLHAERIPVVPLTSFVA from the coding sequence GTGTCTCCCGCGCGTGCCCTCTACCTCGCCTCGACGGCGGCCGTGCTCGTGGTGCCCGCGTGGAGCGTGCTCCGCGGCCCGTTGCCGCTCGAGGTCGTGCTCGGCATCACGTCGGTGTACGTGGCGCTCTCGCTCGTCGGCGTGTTCTTCCTCGGTCTCCGCATGTACACCGACGCCCTCGTGCGGCTCCCGCGAGGCGCGCGCGGCGTGGCGCTCACCTTCGACGACGGCCCCGACCCCGTGACCACGCCCAAGGTGCTCGACGCGCTCGACGCGCACGACGCCAAGGCCACCTTCTTCGTCATCGGCAAGAAGGCCGAGGCGCACCCCGAGCTCGTGCGGGAGATCGTGCGGCGCGGGCACACGGTCGGCATGCACTCGTACGCGCACCATAGGCTCTTTTCCCTGAAATCGCCCGCGTACGTGCGCGCCGATCTGACGCGCGCGCTCGGTGTGCTCGAGGAGATCTTGGGCGAGCGCCCCACGCTCTTTCGGCCGCCCATCGGGCACACGAACCCCATCATCGCGAGGGTCGTCGACGAGCTCGAGCTCGACGTCATCGGCTGGTCGGCAGGCGCACGGGACGGCCTCGCCGGCACCACGAAAGAAGACGTGCTCGCCCGCCTCGTGCCCGCCGCGAAAGACGGCGCGATCTTGCTCCTTCACGACGCGCCAGAGGTCGGCTCGCACGAGCCCGCGGGTGTCGCCGCGCTCCCGGAGCTCCTCGACAAGCTCCACGCCGAGCGCATCCCGGTGGTGCCGCTCACGAGCTTCGTAGCTTGA
- a CDS encoding ATP-dependent RecD-like DNA helicase — protein sequence MVTLEGEVLRTTYESDTTGFRVVRVALRDRDEAVTLVGVFPRVYTGATVRATGTWETDPQHGAQLRVSGLSVLEPKTAAGLEKYLGSGVMPGIGPTYAKRIVEVFGRDTLRVLDEAPERLSEVPGLGKKRIVGIVEAWRENRALHDVMVFLQANGVLPGLAARIVKRYGPRAAQIVADEPYRLALEVAGIGFRTADRIAESVGVARDSPLRHQAALLQAAREETEKGHTFTPEADLFVATRALLQDDVPTEDLARGLHALVLGGHAYVDVGETPGSRNVYLADVLEAEARLAKRFVALAKSEPDRRLDVSDDDLAAIVGASGVALSDEQRLALEAVRRSPVLVVTGGPGVGKTTLLSTILALFRRGRLIVRLSAPTGRAAKRMSESSGSEAVTLHRLLEVDPKTLTFKRNETFPLDGDAFVVDETSMVDVRLADALLRAIPDGKRLVLVGDVDQLPSVGPGNVLFDVIRSGVVPVARLTTVFRQARTSRIVLAAHAINRGEAPEELAAGEESDFFVVPSKDAASTARIVEKLVTERIPRKFGLDPVRDVQVLTPMNKGPLGALALNTELQRLLNPGQGGLVRRSRTYRVGDKVMQVKNNYDAQVYNGDVGLVARLLDDDAGLVVSFGDREVTYESAALDDLVLAYACTIHKSQGSEYPAVVVPLSSSHFVMLAKNLVYTAVTRGRKLVVLVCEPRALALALSPERHRDDRRTGLAHRLTREAGS from the coding sequence ATGGTGACCCTCGAAGGCGAGGTCCTGCGCACGACGTACGAGAGCGACACGACAGGGTTCCGTGTCGTGCGCGTCGCGCTGCGGGATCGCGACGAGGCGGTCACCCTCGTGGGCGTGTTCCCGCGCGTGTACACGGGCGCGACCGTGCGGGCCACGGGGACGTGGGAGACCGATCCGCAGCACGGGGCGCAGCTCCGCGTGTCGGGCCTGTCCGTGCTCGAGCCGAAGACCGCCGCAGGCCTCGAGAAATACCTGGGCTCGGGCGTCATGCCGGGCATCGGGCCGACGTACGCGAAGCGCATCGTCGAGGTCTTCGGGAGAGACACCCTGCGCGTGCTCGACGAAGCCCCCGAGCGCCTCTCCGAGGTGCCGGGGCTCGGAAAGAAGCGCATCGTGGGCATCGTCGAGGCGTGGCGCGAGAACCGCGCCCTGCACGACGTCATGGTCTTCCTCCAGGCGAACGGCGTGCTCCCCGGGCTCGCCGCGCGCATCGTGAAACGCTACGGGCCGCGCGCCGCGCAGATCGTGGCCGACGAGCCCTACCGCCTCGCGCTCGAGGTCGCCGGCATCGGCTTCCGCACCGCCGATCGCATCGCCGAGTCGGTCGGTGTGGCGCGCGACTCGCCGCTCCGCCACCAAGCCGCGCTCCTCCAGGCCGCGCGCGAAGAGACCGAGAAGGGGCACACCTTCACCCCCGAGGCCGACCTCTTCGTCGCCACGCGCGCGCTCCTCCAAGACGACGTGCCCACGGAAGATCTCGCGCGCGGCCTCCACGCGCTCGTCTTGGGCGGCCACGCGTACGTCGACGTGGGCGAAACGCCCGGCTCGCGGAACGTCTACCTGGCCGACGTGCTCGAGGCCGAGGCGCGCCTCGCGAAGCGCTTCGTGGCCCTCGCGAAGAGCGAGCCCGATCGCAGGCTCGACGTGTCCGACGACGACCTCGCCGCCATCGTCGGCGCCTCGGGCGTGGCCCTCTCGGACGAGCAGCGCCTCGCCCTCGAGGCCGTGCGAAGGTCCCCCGTGCTCGTCGTGACCGGTGGCCCCGGCGTCGGCAAGACCACGCTGCTCTCGACCATTTTGGCCCTCTTTCGCAGAGGTCGCCTGATCGTGCGGCTCTCGGCCCCGACGGGGCGCGCGGCCAAGCGCATGAGCGAGTCGTCCGGCTCCGAGGCCGTCACGCTGCACAGGCTGCTCGAGGTCGATCCGAAGACGCTCACCTTCAAGCGCAACGAGACCTTCCCCCTCGACGGTGACGCCTTCGTCGTCGACGAGACCAGCATGGTCGACGTGCGCCTCGCCGACGCGCTCCTCCGCGCCATCCCCGACGGCAAGCGCCTCGTGCTCGTGGGCGACGTCGATCAGCTCCCGAGCGTGGGCCCCGGCAACGTGCTCTTCGACGTGATCCGCTCCGGCGTCGTGCCCGTCGCGCGCCTCACCACCGTGTTCCGCCAGGCGCGCACGAGCCGCATCGTGCTCGCCGCCCACGCCATCAACCGCGGCGAGGCCCCCGAGGAGCTCGCGGCCGGCGAAGAGAGCGACTTCTTCGTCGTCCCCTCGAAGGACGCCGCGAGCACGGCGCGCATCGTCGAGAAGCTCGTCACCGAGCGCATCCCCAGGAAATTCGGCCTCGATCCGGTGCGGGACGTGCAGGTGCTCACGCCCATGAACAAGGGCCCGCTCGGCGCCCTCGCCCTGAACACCGAGCTCCAGCGCCTCTTGAACCCCGGCCAAGGCGGCCTCGTCCGCCGCTCGCGCACCTACCGCGTCGGCGACAAGGTGATGCAGGTCAAGAACAACTACGACGCCCAGGTCTACAACGGCGACGTGGGGCTCGTCGCGCGCCTCCTCGACGACGACGCGGGGCTCGTCGTGTCGTTCGGCGATCGTGAGGTCACCTACGAATCGGCCGCCCTCGACGATCTCGTGTTGGCGTATGCATGCACCATACACAAGTCGCAGGGCAGCGAGTACCCGGCGGTGGTGGTGCCGCTCTCGTCGTCGCACTTCGTGATGCTGGCGAAGAACCTCGTCTACACGGCCGTCACGCGCGGGCGAAAGCTCGTCGTGCTCGTGTGCGAGCCTCGCGCCCTCGCCCTCGCGCTGTCGCCCGAGCGCCACCGCGACGATCGCCGCACGGGCCTCGCGCACCGGCTCACGCGCGAAGCCGGGAGCTGA
- a CDS encoding type II toxin-antitoxin system Phd/YefM family antitoxin, whose amino-acid sequence MSRSAGRLLPVLQVAEDIVPIGELKAHLSEKIRGLRSRQRPLVVTQNGKAAAVMRSPEEFDRLTTEARLVAAIHEGLADLDAGRVLTDEDVGRRLDARLGTMNDTTKKR is encoded by the coding sequence ATGAGCAGGTCAGCTGGTCGTCTCCTGCCGGTTCTTCAGGTCGCGGAGGACATCGTTCCGATCGGCGAGCTGAAGGCCCACCTCTCCGAGAAGATCCGCGGGCTCAGGAGCAGGCAGCGTCCGCTCGTCGTGACTCAGAACGGCAAGGCGGCGGCGGTGATGCGCTCCCCCGAGGAGTTCGACCGGCTCACGACCGAGGCGCGTCTCGTTGCGGCCATCCACGAAGGGCTCGCAGACCTCGACGCCGGTCGAGTGCTCACCGACGAAGACGTCGGTCGCCGCCTCGACGCTCGGCTCGGCACGATGAACGACACCACGAAGAAGAGGTGA